In a genomic window of Acropora muricata isolate sample 2 chromosome 2, ASM3666990v1, whole genome shotgun sequence:
- the LOC136909515 gene encoding zinc finger protein 862-like has translation MAKRQSSLVNFFGKRARNKGSIAEGNLILEETKGSGPPSDVNPGETEDLQLQSQQETEPNPPRENAATNAQNSSVRTEVHSSKSDAIIWTSDQVTSSIEEMWPQENVHNLFACRTSGCFCLSRKEQERLRVAEDAKKKENKKPDKYKHEWMLNPRYWSICYVENHGFFCVLCKKHKMTNAQNKSQTFIETPSKRLKEDFLKTHMASTVHSSAIQADLLQRMSVFHQNYVEKNEVQTTVLQNVFATAFFLMKEFIANRKLIPLISFMEKVLGISQLKHFSHRSQGSVREIYLSLGDAVKQTLLKKVRKAKSFGLLMDEVTDITVSSQLISFIQFWDQENSSITTMFLSSQNALEDFASCNSEAITELVKKNLAACNLDINKLMGLSTDGASVMVGKNNGVAAKLRQRNSKLLNMHCVCHRLALACTDTCQELKYIREVEDVLRQLWYYFHNSPKRMACFLKCQIELRKVRLNHTEKTKKLLAKRLKKACQTRWLSFDASVTAALQSYEAILLSLQEIDDATAIGLISKLKQVKFIGALYILNAILPVLASLSRQFQAGNFHFSMIRPAVNQAISSLEALEETVEPLEKLKADIDSFTEISDELKWGKDTGKQLETLLISYIKALTSNIKDRLGNSPKVIEAYAIFDPLLLPSSDDDSFKEYGDAEVRIIADHFFPGNEDQKGKLICQWSQVKYFLSGKKFQVPTESHSSTSFMSFMLKNHGIFHPSIFEEILFVAEVGLSLPCSNAWPERGGSVINITKTKFRNRLNNEMLNSLMQVSINGPESNQCSDVVKSAVDNWLKQKPRKKLKKPTVRPQSENNVEVVEKETQVEDEGDAKEEEEEEEEACLATPVEASAQEEAAAVASTIGLPDLDYDSAIESDCESDHDFW, from the exons ATGGCTAAACGACAGTCCTCTCTGgtcaacttttttggcaaaagaGCAAGAAATAAAG GCAGCATTGCTGAAGGTAATTTGATTTTAGAAGAAACCAAAGGGTCAGGCCCACCAAGCGATGTTAACCCCGGTGAAACTGAAGATCTTCAACTGCAGTCTCAACAGGAAACCG AGCCAAATCCGCCTCGAGAAAATGCAGCCACCAATGCACAGAACAGTTCTGTCCGAACAGAGGTGCACTCCAGTAAATCAG ACGCCATCATTTGGACTTCAGATCAGGTTACCTCCTCTATTGAGGAAATGTGGCCGCAGGAAAACGTTCATAACCTCTTTGCTTGTAGAACCTCTGGATGTTTTTGCTTAAGCAGGAAAGAACAGGAGCGACTTCGAGTTGCAGAAGAtgccaaaaaaaaggaaaacaagaaaccCGACAAGTATAAACACGAATGGATGCTGAATCCACGTTACTGGTCGATTTGCTATGTGGAGAACCATGGATTTTTTTGTGTCCTCTGCAAGAAGCACAAAATGACGAATGCCCAGAATAAGTCGCAGACATTCATCGAAACTCCTTCCAAAAGGCTAAAGGAGGATTTCCTGAAGACGCACATGGCTTCGACTGTGCATTCCTCAGCAATACAGGCAGACCTTTTACAACGCATGTCTGTTTTTCATCAAAACTacgttgaaaaaaatgaagttcAGACAACTGTTCTTCAGAATGTGTTTGCCACTGCGTTCTTTCTAATGAAAGAATTCATTGCAAATCGGAAACTTATCCCCCTAATTAGTTTTATGGAAAAGGTTTTAGGAATTTCCCAACTGAAACACTTCTCTCATCGTTCCCAAGGTTCCGTTAGAGAAATCTACTTGAGCCTTGGTGACGCCGTAAAACAAACCCTTTTAAAGAAGGTCAGAAAAGCCAAGAGCTTTGGATTGCTGATGGATGAAGTTACAGATATAACAGTGTCCTCCCAGCTGATCTCATTTATCCAGTTTTGGGACCAAGAAAACTCATCCATTACAACAATGTTCCTGTCTTCTCAGAATGCGCTAGAAGACTTTGCAAGCTGCAACTCAGAAGCTATTACAGAGCTGGTTAAGAAGAATTTGGCAGCCTGTAACTTGGATATCAATAAACTGATGGGCCTCTCCACTGATGGGGCAAGTGTAATGGtaggaaagaacaatggagtagctgCAAAATTGAGGCAAAGGAACAGTAAGCTGCTTAACATGCACTGTGTCTGCCATCGATTAGCACTAGCATGCACTGACACCTGCCAGGAGTTAAAGTACATCAGGGAAGTAGAAGATGTTTTAAGGCAACTCTGGTACTATTTCCACAATTCCCCCAAGAGAATGGCTTGTTTTCTTAAGTGCCAAATTGAGCTGAGAAAAGTCCGGCTTAACCACActgagaaaacaaagaagctattAGCCAAAAGGTTGAAGAAGGCATGCCAGACACGATGGCTCAGTTTTGATGCTTCTGTCACTGCAGCCCTGCAGAGTTATGAAGCTATCCTTCTGTCCCTTCAAGAGATTGATGACGCCACAGCTATTGGCTTAATATCCAAACTGAAGCAGGTGAAGTTTATTGGGGCCCTATACATTCTGAATGCCATCCTGCCAGTTCTCGCGTCTCTATCAAGACAGTTTCAAGCTGGTAATTTTCACTTTTCCATGATAAGACCTGCTGTTAACCAAGCCATCTCTTCCCTGGAGGCTTTGGAGGAAACAGTTGAGCCGTTGGAGAAACTGAAGGCAGACATCGACTCATTTACAGAAATTTCGGATGAGCTGAAGTGGGGAAAGGATACTGGAAAGCAGTTGGAAACCCTCCTGATCAGTTATATCAAGGCGCTGACATCCAACATTAAAGATCGCCTTGGAAATTCTCCAAAAGTCATTGAGGCCTATGCCATCTTTGACCCCCTTTTGCTTCCTTCAAGTGACGATGACAGCTTCAAAGAATATGGTGATGCTGAAGTCAGGATTATTGCTGATCATTTTTTTCCAGGGAATGAAGACCAGAAAGGAAAGTTGATTTGCCAGTGGTCCCAAGTTAAGTATTTCCTTTCTGGAAAGAAGTTCCAAGTACCAACTGAAAGTCATAGCAGTACCTCCTTTATGTCCTTCATGCTAAAAAACCATGGAATCTTCCATCCCTCAATTTTTGAAGAGATACTGTTTGTGGCTGAAGTTGGACTTTCTTTGCCATGCAGTAATGCGTGGCCAGAGAGAGGAGGAAGTGTCATTAACATTACCAAGACGAAGTTTCGTAACCGGCTGAATAATGAGATGCTGAACTCCCTCATGCAAGTGTCTATTAATGGTCCAGAAAGTAACCAGTGCAGTGACGTTGTCAAGTCTGCCGTAGATAACTGGCTAAAACAGAAGCCAAGGAAAAAGCTCAAGAAACCAACTGTCAGACCCCAGTCTGAAAACAATGTGGAAGTGGTTGAGAAGGAAACTCAAGTAGAAGATGAAGGTGACgctaaagaagaagaagaagaagaagaagaagcatgcCTTGCCACTCCAGTAGAAGCTTCTGCACAAGAAGAAGCAGCAGCTGTTGCCTCTACAATTGGTCTTCCAGACCTTGATTATGATTCAGCTATTGAAAGTGACTGTGAAAGTGATCATGATTTTTGGTAG
- the LOC136908992 gene encoding uncharacterized skeletal organic matrix protein 5-like isoform X2 — translation MEATGTNTSCTMRFNKIMLCNLMCNLLQDSQTNAAMKTIQTKLENLIAMVNKSPPGVPVSSCKEQYEKYSSTRSQMYPLMFGSLKIPVYCHMGNFGCGNGGWTLAMKIDGRKKTFHYDSAFWSNKNAYNLAGGQTGFDFQETKLPTYWSTGFSKICLGMKIPGQPIKFLLVNKRAQSLHALIANGKYHATSLGLNKWKKLIGPQASLQVNCKKEGFNAAAGRSGYAKIRIGIIGNNERDCVTPDSRIGFGGGGQADDSNTCGNDALNHPSSDNGPRKIKAMGYILVQ, via the exons ATGGAAGCTACCGGCACGAATACATCTTGCACCATGCGGTTCAACAAAATCATGCTTTGTAATTTGATGTGCAACTTACTTCAGGATTCCCAAACCAACGCAGCTATGAAGACAATACAAACTAAACTGGAAAATCTTATTGCAATGGTCAACAAATCACCACCAG GTGTTCCTGTCTCTTCATGCAAGGAGCAATATGAAAAATACTC ATCGACCAGGAGCCAAATGTATCCACTAATGTTTGGATCGCTGAAGATTCCAGTTTATTGTCATATGGGAAATTTCGGATGTGGAAATGGAGGGTGGACCCTCGCCATGAAGATTGACGGTAGAAAG aaaacCTTTCATTACGACTCAGCTTTCTGGTCCAATAAGAACGCTTATAATCTTGCAGGAGGGCAGACTGGGTTCGATTTCCAGGAGACAAAATTACCGACCTACTGGAGCACAGGTTTCTCTAAGATCTGCCTCGGGATGAAGATTCCTGGACAGCCGATCAAATTCCTGCTTGTTAACAAGCGGGCCCAGTCCTTGCACGCATTGATAGCTAACGGCAAATATCACGCAACGTCGCTGGGTCTTAACAAGTGGAAAAAACTGATTGGTCCTCAGGCTTCCTTGCAAGTAAACTGTAAAAAGGAAGGGTTCAATGCAGCCGCTGGACGCAGTGGCTATGCCAAAATTAGAATCGGTATTATTGGAAACAACGAGAGGGATTGCGTGACACCAGACTCCAGAATTGGGTTCGGCGGAGGAGGGCAAGCAGATGATTCCAACACTTGTGGAAATGATGCTTTAAATCACCCTTCTTCGGATAACGGGCCCAGGAAGATAAAAGCGATGGGATATATCTTGGTTCAGTAG
- the LOC136908992 gene encoding uncharacterized skeletal organic matrix protein 5-like isoform X1 yields the protein MHFIVAASFVAVFIATAANMEATGTNTSCTMRFNKIMLCNLMCNLLQDSQTNAAMKTIQTKLENLIAMVNKSPPGVPVSSCKEQYEKYSSTRSQMYPLMFGSLKIPVYCHMGNFGCGNGGWTLAMKIDGRKKTFHYDSAFWSNKNAYNLAGGQTGFDFQETKLPTYWSTGFSKICLGMKIPGQPIKFLLVNKRAQSLHALIANGKYHATSLGLNKWKKLIGPQASLQVNCKKEGFNAAAGRSGYAKIRIGIIGNNERDCVTPDSRIGFGGGGQADDSNTCGNDALNHPSSDNGPRKIKAMGYILVQ from the exons ATGCACTTCATTGTAGCAGCTTCTTTTGTTGCAGTTTTCATTGCAACGGCCGCGAACATGGAAGCTACCGGCACGAATACATCTTGCACCATGCGGTTCAACAAAATCATGCTTTGTAATTTGATGTGCAACTTACTTCAGGATTCCCAAACCAACGCAGCTATGAAGACAATACAAACTAAACTGGAAAATCTTATTGCAATGGTCAACAAATCACCACCAG GTGTTCCTGTCTCTTCATGCAAGGAGCAATATGAAAAATACTC ATCGACCAGGAGCCAAATGTATCCACTAATGTTTGGATCGCTGAAGATTCCAGTTTATTGTCATATGGGAAATTTCGGATGTGGAAATGGAGGGTGGACCCTCGCCATGAAGATTGACGGTAGAAAG aaaacCTTTCATTACGACTCAGCTTTCTGGTCCAATAAGAACGCTTATAATCTTGCAGGAGGGCAGACTGGGTTCGATTTCCAGGAGACAAAATTACCGACCTACTGGAGCACAGGTTTCTCTAAGATCTGCCTCGGGATGAAGATTCCTGGACAGCCGATCAAATTCCTGCTTGTTAACAAGCGGGCCCAGTCCTTGCACGCATTGATAGCTAACGGCAAATATCACGCAACGTCGCTGGGTCTTAACAAGTGGAAAAAACTGATTGGTCCTCAGGCTTCCTTGCAAGTAAACTGTAAAAAGGAAGGGTTCAATGCAGCCGCTGGACGCAGTGGCTATGCCAAAATTAGAATCGGTATTATTGGAAACAACGAGAGGGATTGCGTGACACCAGACTCCAGAATTGGGTTCGGCGGAGGAGGGCAAGCAGATGATTCCAACACTTGTGGAAATGATGCTTTAAATCACCCTTCTTCGGATAACGGGCCCAGGAAGATAAAAGCGATGGGATATATCTTGGTTCAGTAG